A genomic window from Nosocomiicoccus massiliensis includes:
- the rpsO gene encoding 30S ribosomal protein S15, with amino-acid sequence MSMSKERKQQLIEEYRVHETDTGSPEVQIAVLTEEINTLNAHLKVHKKDHHSRRGLLKMVGRRKHLLNYLREKDVTRYRELIKKLGLRR; translated from the coding sequence ATGTCAATGTCAAAAGAAAGAAAACAACAATTAATCGAAGAATACCGTGTACACGAAACGGACACTGGATCTCCTGAAGTTCAAATTGCAGTGTTAACTGAAGAAATTAACACATTAAACGCACACTTAAAAGTACACAAAAAAGACCACCATTCACGTCGCGGACTTTTAAAAATGGTTGGTCGCCGTAAGCACTTATTAAACTACTTACGTGAAAAAGACGTTACTCGTTACCGTGAGTTAATTAAAAAATTAGGTTTACGTCGTTAA
- the pnp gene encoding polyribonucleotide nucleotidyltransferase, with product MIETKKTFQTEWAGRPLIVEYGEVAKQANGAVLVRYGDTVVLSTVTASKEPKDMDFFPLTVAYEEKLYARGKIPGGFNKREGRPSEAATLASRLIDRPIRPLFPDGFRHDVQIISTVLSVDPDNSPEMAAMLGSSIALSVSDVPFNGPIAGVRIGIKDDEFVINPDVETLNNSVLELDLAGTFDAINMVEAGAKEVPEDKMLEAILFGHKEIKKLVEFQQEIVDYVNPEKMAFEPPVDDEEIQKIVDSQLEQFDIEECVLTVDKHERDNKLSEVKEAIIALLDEEDENFEANEKEAKRLFNDAVFNTVRRLITEDKIRPDRRKPDEIRPLNSQVALLPRAHGSGLFTRGQTQVLSVATLGSLSEHQIIDGLGEEEEKHFMHHYNFPHFSVGETGPLRAPGRREIGHGALGERALSQVIPSQEEFPHTIRVVSEVLESNGSSSQASICGGTLALMDAGVPIKAPVAGIAMGMMMNGENYTILSDIQGMEDALGDMDFKVAGTAKGITAIQMDIKVDGLREDILEEALEQARVGRLHILENMLATIESPRTELSPYAPKIETMTINPDKIRDVIGPGGKQINEIIDETGVTLDIEQDGTIFIGAVDQEMIDKARKIIEDLTREAKVGEIYMGTVKRIEKFGAFVELFPGKDALVHISNLDHAHVKNVEDVLKIGDETLVKVTEIDKQGRVNASRKALIEKKDNDKNKKNNEEG from the coding sequence ATGATAGAAACTAAGAAAACGTTTCAAACGGAGTGGGCAGGACGTCCACTAATCGTTGAATACGGCGAAGTAGCCAAACAAGCAAACGGTGCAGTTCTAGTACGATATGGAGATACAGTTGTCTTATCGACAGTAACTGCTTCTAAAGAACCTAAAGATATGGACTTTTTCCCACTAACAGTGGCGTACGAAGAGAAATTATACGCACGCGGTAAAATACCTGGTGGATTTAATAAACGTGAAGGACGTCCAAGTGAAGCAGCGACACTTGCGAGTCGTTTAATCGACCGTCCAATTCGTCCACTTTTCCCAGACGGATTTAGACACGACGTTCAAATTATTTCGACAGTGCTTTCTGTTGATCCAGACAACTCACCTGAAATGGCAGCGATGCTCGGTTCATCGATTGCTTTATCTGTTTCTGACGTACCGTTTAACGGACCAATTGCTGGTGTACGTATCGGTATTAAAGACGACGAGTTCGTCATTAACCCAGATGTTGAGACGTTAAACAACTCTGTATTAGAACTTGATTTAGCAGGAACGTTTGACGCAATCAACATGGTTGAAGCAGGTGCAAAAGAAGTACCTGAAGATAAAATGCTCGAAGCAATCCTTTTTGGTCATAAAGAAATTAAAAAGTTAGTCGAGTTCCAACAAGAAATCGTCGACTACGTGAATCCTGAGAAAATGGCATTTGAACCTCCAGTTGACGACGAAGAAATTCAAAAGATTGTCGATAGTCAACTCGAGCAGTTTGATATTGAAGAGTGTGTATTAACAGTTGATAAGCACGAACGTGATAATAAATTATCTGAAGTGAAAGAAGCAATTATCGCTCTACTCGATGAAGAAGACGAAAACTTCGAAGCGAACGAAAAAGAAGCGAAACGCTTATTTAACGATGCGGTATTTAATACAGTGCGTCGTTTAATCACTGAAGATAAAATCCGTCCAGATAGAAGAAAACCGGACGAAATTCGTCCGTTAAACTCTCAAGTTGCGCTTTTACCTAGAGCACACGGCTCTGGTTTATTTACACGTGGACAAACACAAGTATTATCTGTTGCGACGTTAGGAAGTTTAAGTGAGCACCAAATTATCGACGGACTCGGTGAAGAAGAAGAGAAGCATTTCATGCATCACTATAACTTCCCGCACTTCTCTGTCGGTGAAACTGGACCACTTCGCGCTCCAGGACGTCGTGAGATTGGTCACGGTGCGTTAGGTGAACGTGCACTTAGCCAAGTCATTCCTTCACAAGAGGAATTCCCGCATACGATTCGCGTCGTGTCAGAAGTTTTAGAGTCGAACGGTTCTTCATCGCAAGCGTCAATTTGTGGTGGAACGCTCGCATTAATGGACGCAGGTGTGCCAATTAAAGCACCAGTTGCTGGTATTGCGATGGGTATGATGATGAATGGTGAAAACTATACAATCCTTTCAGACATCCAAGGTATGGAAGACGCATTAGGTGATATGGACTTTAAAGTAGCAGGTACTGCTAAAGGGATTACTGCAATTCAAATGGATATTAAAGTCGACGGATTACGTGAAGATATTTTAGAAGAGGCGTTAGAACAAGCGCGCGTCGGTCGTCTACACATTTTAGAAAACATGTTAGCGACAATCGAATCACCAAGAACAGAGTTATCACCATACGCTCCGAAGATTGAAACGATGACAATTAACCCAGATAAAATTCGTGACGTCATTGGACCTGGTGGTAAACAAATTAACGAAATTATCGATGAAACTGGCGTAACGTTAGATATCGAGCAAGACGGAACGATCTTTATCGGTGCTGTCGACCAAGAAATGATCGACAAAGCACGTAAAATTATCGAAGACTTAACGCGTGAAGCAAAAGTTGGAGAAATTTACATGGGTACAGTAAAACGTATTGAAAAATTCGGTGCGTTCGTTGAGTTATTCCCTGGTAAAGACGCACTCGTTCACATTTCTAATTTAGATCACGCACACGTTAAAAACGTAGAGGACGTGTTAAAAATTGGCGATGAAACACTCGTTAAAGTAACAGAAATCGATAAGCAAGGACGCGTAAACGCATCTCGTAAAGCATTAATTGAAAAGAAAGATAACGATAAAAACAAAAAGAATAACGAGGAGGGATAA
- a CDS encoding ribonuclease J gives MAKERKRDANVKIIPLGGVGEIAKNMYIVEVDDEMFMLDAGLMFPENEMYGVDVVIPDITYVKENIDRLKAIFISHGHADSIGALPYILEDIDVPIYASKLTIALIKESFKELNIRKKQKFYTINSESKMNFKNASFEFFETSHSIPDSYGCSIKTKYGSIVYTGEFKFDQSLEGDYGFNGAKMYDLAREDDCLVLISDSTEAEKRGYNTPENIIEEQLLSDFLKSKGRIIVSLYASNFVRIQQVLTNAHKANRKVTFLGKTLEASFKVARKLGYFDIPEGLLVPSHQIKNFPDNEIVIIATGKQGEPFDALTEMSKGTHEVTNIKENDEVYILTTPSSNMEVILYSTLNDLTKAGAKIYLPTSGIHASSHGLSEELKMMFNIFKPKYFVPVQGEYKNQIAHAKLAAEAGIDPENIFLLEKGDVVSYDGEEMYYQEKVHAGNVLIDGRGVGDVGNIVLRDRRILSEDGIFIAVVTIDRNERKIKAGPEIQSRGFVYVKESEELLATAEAIVKEVVEDSIQSGNLDWNDLKQDVREALLKFLYESTKRRPMIIPIISEI, from the coding sequence GTGGCAAAAGAAAGAAAGCGTGACGCGAACGTAAAAATCATCCCACTCGGCGGAGTTGGAGAGATTGCTAAAAACATGTACATCGTCGAGGTAGACGATGAAATGTTCATGCTAGACGCGGGGTTAATGTTTCCGGAAAACGAAATGTACGGTGTAGATGTCGTTATTCCGGACATTACGTACGTGAAAGAAAATATCGACCGTTTAAAAGCGATATTTATCTCGCATGGTCATGCAGATTCAATCGGTGCATTACCGTATATTTTAGAAGATATCGACGTACCGATTTATGCTTCAAAGCTGACGATTGCTTTAATTAAAGAATCATTTAAAGAATTAAATATTCGTAAAAAACAAAAGTTCTATACGATTAATAGTGAATCAAAAATGAACTTTAAAAATGCAAGTTTTGAATTTTTCGAAACGAGCCATAGTATTCCTGATTCTTACGGATGCTCAATTAAAACGAAGTACGGTTCAATCGTCTATACTGGTGAGTTTAAATTCGATCAAAGTCTCGAAGGAGATTACGGATTTAACGGTGCGAAGATGTACGACTTAGCACGTGAAGATGATTGTCTCGTATTAATTAGTGATTCTACGGAAGCAGAAAAGCGCGGATATAATACACCTGAAAATATTATCGAAGAGCAGTTATTATCAGATTTCTTAAAATCTAAAGGGCGCATTATCGTGTCACTTTATGCATCGAACTTCGTACGTATTCAACAAGTGTTAACAAACGCACATAAAGCAAACCGAAAAGTGACATTTTTAGGTAAGACGTTAGAAGCATCGTTTAAAGTCGCAAGAAAGCTCGGATATTTCGATATTCCTGAAGGGTTACTCGTTCCGTCACATCAAATTAAAAACTTCCCAGATAATGAAATTGTCATTATCGCAACTGGTAAACAAGGGGAACCATTCGATGCACTGACAGAGATGTCAAAAGGAACGCATGAAGTGACAAACATTAAAGAAAACGATGAAGTGTATATTTTAACGACGCCATCGTCAAACATGGAAGTCATTTTATATTCAACGTTAAACGACTTAACTAAAGCAGGTGCTAAAATTTACTTACCGACAAGTGGAATTCACGCATCGAGTCACGGTTTAAGTGAAGAGTTAAAAATGATGTTTAATATATTTAAACCGAAATATTTTGTTCCTGTTCAGGGCGAATATAAAAACCAGATTGCTCACGCAAAACTTGCTGCTGAAGCAGGTATCGATCCAGAAAATATCTTCTTACTTGAAAAAGGTGACGTCGTCAGCTACGACGGAGAAGAGATGTACTATCAAGAAAAAGTACATGCAGGTAACGTCTTAATTGACGGTAGAGGTGTCGGGGACGTTGGTAACATCGTCTTAAGAGACCGCCGTATATTAAGTGAAGACGGTATATTCATTGCGGTTGTTACGATCGATCGTAACGAGCGAAAAATTAAAGCCGGTCCTGAAATTCAAAGTCGTGGCTTTGTCTACGTCAAAGAAAGTGAAGAGCTATTAGCGACTGCTGAAGCAATTGTAAAAGAAGTCGTTGAAGATTCTATTCAATCAGGAAACTTAGACTGGAACGACTTAAAACAAGACGTTAGAGAAGCGTTACTTAAGTTCTTATACGAAAGTACGAAACGACGTCCGATGATTATACCAATCATATCTGAAATATAA
- a CDS encoding FtsK/SpoIIIE family DNA translocase, with protein sequence MAKKKATRRKKKDERQTYYALTSFITLLLVFISLFQLGSFGEYIDSIFTYLFGTSKYFTYLIITLTSIYVAMNRNFPFTKRMFGYILLQFGLIFLFHSVLYLTNKPLINNFYSFDEIKNTIATTGFKNFTGGGIIGQVLFTAMNNTLSFIGTVLLAAVFIYFSIIMIRNKSVEEQLRKDFSRVGQLLSVTGKNINSKTSEIIEKNKEKRANKPEKIEKKKAKKTKVEDPIIESSSHDDIEEEVEEAVYEPEIVGSDDIESDLVETKDETVDLEYEEEELDDSIEDVEENTPLDELDEEEIKELLEYKVPPITLLKDAEVSEKMSNDVVLKQGKVLEETLHNFGVKAKVSKIRIGPAVTQFEVQPDIGVKVSRIINLQNDIALSLAAKDIRIEAPIPGKSAVGIEVPNSVVSMVTLREVMKRKTSTNPLEVALGKDISGAPIMAELNKMPHLLVAGSTGSGKSVCINGIIISILLNAKPHEVKLMMIDPKMVELNVYNGIPHLLSPVVTNPQKAADALQRVVNEMERRYDLFSATNTKNISAYNNYLERTAEDKDKVSKMPYIVVIIDELADLMMVASKDVEASITRIAQMARAAGIHLIIATQRPSVDVITGIIKANIPSRIAFAVSSTTDSRTILDSGGAEKLLGKGDMLFLPSGRSKPVRVQGAFLSDEEVNDVVNYVTSQMKANYDKSVILNQKEPKKEEVESEDELYGEAKWFVIREQRASASLLQRQFRIGYNRAARLVDDLERNGIIGPASGSKPRNVLVTEDEMDERES encoded by the coding sequence ATGGCGAAAAAGAAAGCAACGCGTCGTAAAAAGAAAGATGAGCGCCAAACCTATTATGCGTTAACGAGTTTTATCACATTATTACTTGTCTTTATATCTTTGTTTCAACTCGGTAGTTTTGGTGAATATATCGATTCAATATTTACGTACCTGTTTGGAACGAGTAAATATTTTACGTACTTAATCATTACATTAACGAGTATTTACGTCGCCATGAACCGTAACTTCCCATTCACAAAGCGCATGTTCGGTTATATATTGCTACAATTTGGACTGATTTTTTTATTCCATAGTGTGCTTTACTTAACGAACAAACCACTCATTAACAATTTTTATAGTTTTGATGAAATAAAAAATACGATCGCTACGACAGGATTTAAAAACTTCACCGGTGGCGGAATTATTGGTCAAGTACTATTTACAGCGATGAATAACACGCTCAGCTTTATCGGTACAGTTTTACTTGCTGCTGTGTTTATTTACTTTTCGATTATTATGATTCGAAATAAAAGCGTCGAAGAACAACTGCGTAAAGATTTTTCTCGCGTCGGACAATTGTTATCAGTGACGGGTAAAAACATTAATAGTAAAACGTCTGAAATCATCGAGAAAAATAAAGAAAAACGTGCGAATAAACCAGAAAAAATAGAGAAGAAAAAAGCAAAGAAAACGAAAGTTGAAGATCCAATTATCGAGTCTTCAAGTCATGATGATATCGAAGAAGAAGTCGAAGAAGCAGTATATGAACCTGAAATTGTAGGTAGTGATGATATCGAGAGTGACCTCGTAGAAACAAAAGATGAGACTGTTGATTTAGAGTACGAAGAAGAGGAACTCGATGACTCGATTGAAGACGTCGAGGAGAATACTCCACTCGACGAACTAGACGAAGAAGAAATTAAAGAGCTTCTCGAGTATAAAGTACCACCGATTACATTACTAAAAGATGCTGAAGTGTCAGAAAAGATGTCAAATGACGTCGTGTTAAAACAAGGTAAAGTTTTAGAAGAAACACTTCATAACTTTGGTGTAAAAGCGAAAGTGTCAAAAATTAGAATCGGTCCAGCCGTGACACAGTTTGAAGTGCAGCCGGATATCGGCGTAAAGGTCAGCCGTATTATTAATTTACAAAATGATATTGCACTGTCGCTTGCAGCAAAAGATATTCGTATCGAAGCACCGATTCCTGGTAAATCAGCTGTCGGTATTGAAGTGCCGAACTCGGTCGTTTCAATGGTTACATTACGTGAAGTTATGAAGCGTAAGACGAGTACAAACCCGCTAGAAGTTGCGCTTGGTAAAGACATTTCTGGTGCACCGATTATGGCAGAGTTAAACAAGATGCCACACTTACTCGTTGCTGGGTCTACAGGAAGCGGTAAATCCGTATGTATTAACGGTATTATCATTTCGATTTTACTAAACGCAAAACCGCACGAAGTAAAATTAATGATGATTGACCCAAAAATGGTGGAGTTAAATGTATATAACGGTATTCCACACCTACTAAGTCCTGTCGTGACGAATCCACAAAAAGCAGCGGACGCTTTACAACGCGTCGTAAACGAGATGGAACGCCGATATGACTTATTTAGTGCAACAAATACTAAGAACATTTCAGCATATAACAATTACTTAGAACGTACAGCTGAAGATAAAGATAAAGTATCTAAAATGCCGTATATCGTCGTCATCATCGATGAGCTTGCTGATTTAATGATGGTCGCAAGTAAAGACGTTGAAGCAAGTATTACGCGTATTGCACAAATGGCACGTGCTGCAGGTATTCATTTAATTATCGCTACACAGCGTCCATCTGTTGACGTTATTACAGGGATCATTAAAGCAAACATACCGTCACGTATTGCATTTGCCGTCAGCTCAACGACTGACTCTCGTACGATATTAGACTCCGGGGGTGCAGAAAAACTCCTAGGTAAAGGGGATATGCTTTTCTTACCATCTGGTAGATCAAAACCAGTTCGTGTCCAAGGGGCATTTTTATCAGATGAAGAAGTGAATGATGTCGTCAATTACGTCACGAGCCAGATGAAAGCAAATTACGATAAGTCGGTCATATTAAATCAAAAAGAGCCGAAAAAAGAAGAAGTTGAATCTGAAGACGAATTATACGGGGAAGCGAAATGGTTCGTCATCAGAGAGCAGCGCGCAAGTGCAAGTTTACTTCAACGACAATTTAGAATCGGCTATAACCGTGCAGCGCGTCTCGTTGACGATTTAGAGCGTAACGGTATAATCGGACCAGCAAGTGGTTCAAAGCCGAGAAACGTACTCGTCACAGAAGACGAAATGGATGAGAGGGAGAGTTAG
- the yfmF gene encoding EF-P 5-aminopentanol modification-associated protein YfmF, whose amino-acid sequence MEIRNERLNNIPIVTIDTNKFKTFTLRVTFRNELDVNTVTARNLLARMMVKRTKTHNSEAALVQYLSEYYGAHLTYQTSKVGTSHLVHFTLEFVNERFIKEDLNILEHMSKLLNDVLTTPFSYDEETVKFLEKEKRLYKNRLKSMMDNSMQRAYTGLLKEMFGDKPEGQLSYGNIEDIDEITIDDIKKVHKSMMDTDEMMILLCGNIDDRSINLLQKIYDRENYVELPFNNYEVDLKKIVNYKVMHDDVEQSKAILGFRIDKDKTNEMSVRIFNRMFGGGASSYLFKHLREARSLAYQISSNVDVKNGYLFALAGVDHSRVKETEQHIIIELEKFQNGDFTTEFLEETKKKLLSDRENSKDRAKGMISIVYSENLTGLTDEEFKEKVESITREDIIEAAHSIHLDTVYTLTGGESDDS is encoded by the coding sequence TTGGAAATTAGAAATGAACGATTAAATAACATTCCAATCGTAACGATCGATACAAATAAATTTAAAACATTCACGTTACGCGTCACATTTAGAAATGAGTTAGACGTAAACACTGTTACAGCGAGAAATTTACTTGCTCGCATGATGGTAAAACGTACAAAGACGCATAATAGTGAAGCGGCACTCGTACAGTATTTATCAGAATATTACGGTGCACATCTAACGTATCAAACGTCAAAAGTTGGGACGAGTCATCTCGTCCACTTTACGTTAGAGTTTGTAAACGAACGTTTTATTAAAGAAGACTTAAACATATTAGAACACATGTCTAAACTATTAAATGACGTGTTAACGACACCATTCTCTTACGATGAAGAAACGGTTAAATTTTTAGAAAAAGAAAAACGACTCTATAAAAACCGTCTAAAAAGTATGATGGATAACAGTATGCAGCGCGCATACACAGGTCTTTTAAAAGAGATGTTTGGAGATAAACCAGAAGGACAACTGTCTTACGGAAATATTGAAGATATCGATGAAATTACAATCGATGACATTAAAAAAGTTCACAAGTCGATGATGGATACGGACGAAATGATGATTTTACTCTGTGGAAATATTGACGATCGTTCAATTAATCTTTTACAAAAAATCTACGATAGAGAAAACTATGTTGAATTACCGTTCAATAATTATGAAGTAGATCTTAAAAAAATTGTCAACTACAAAGTAATGCATGACGACGTAGAACAGTCTAAAGCAATTTTAGGTTTTAGAATCGATAAAGATAAAACTAACGAAATGTCAGTGCGTATTTTTAACCGTATGTTTGGTGGTGGCGCGTCGAGCTATCTATTTAAGCATTTACGTGAAGCACGTTCTTTAGCGTATCAAATTAGTTCAAACGTCGATGTTAAAAATGGTTATTTATTTGCTTTAGCTGGAGTTGACCACTCACGTGTGAAAGAAACGGAACAGCACATCATTATCGAACTTGAAAAATTCCAAAATGGTGACTTTACTACTGAGTTTTTAGAAGAGACGAAGAAAAAGTTATTATCAGATAGAGAAAACAGTAAAGATCGAGCAAAAGGTATGATATCAATCGTATATAGCGAAAACTTAACAGGATTGACAGATGAAGAATTTAAAGAAAAAGTTGAAAGCATTACGCGTGAAGATATTATTGAAGCAGCGCACTCGATTCATCTCGATACGGTATATACGCTAACAGGAGGAGAAAGTGATGACAGTTAA
- the yfmH gene encoding EF-P 5-aminopentanol modification-associated protein YfmH — MTVKYYEALEETVISKTLPNGLEVIYVKKPGFNKKFATYTTRFGSVDNHFTVDGVTHKIPDGIAHFLEHKMFEKEDGDVFHKFSEHGASANAFTSFDRTSYLFSCTDNFYDNLKLLMDMVEKPYFTDQSVEKEVGIINEEIKMYQDNPGYKLFSTMMESLYNTHPVRIDIAGTLESIQQITKEDLYLCHETFYAPNNMVLIVVGDLDDAELFSFIETHQSKRNHDPKELTLHTVTEENHVHDKEKTIKMNVSDDRVMLGYKYNHDLDDASLLKLDFTMMFALEMVFGAKSQYFYDLIDENLVDDSFQYGFQGESDFSHTLFIAHSEKPEETIQRIQAIIDEVKNTDYFTEEMLQSEKRETIGDYLSSLNSPEYIANQYTKYLLDGGNLYDIPNIVDSITVDDVKDAFNTVLKDGYASVVMMKNA, encoded by the coding sequence ATGACAGTTAAATATTATGAAGCACTTGAAGAAACAGTCATTAGTAAAACACTCCCAAACGGATTAGAAGTCATTTACGTTAAAAAGCCAGGGTTTAACAAAAAGTTTGCGACGTATACGACGCGTTTTGGTTCTGTAGATAATCATTTTACAGTCGACGGTGTGACGCACAAAATTCCTGACGGAATCGCACACTTTTTAGAGCATAAAATGTTTGAAAAAGAAGATGGTGATGTCTTCCATAAATTTAGTGAACACGGTGCAAGTGCGAATGCATTTACATCTTTTGACCGTACGAGTTATTTATTTAGTTGTACAGACAACTTTTATGACAACTTAAAACTCCTTATGGATATGGTCGAAAAGCCTTATTTCACCGATCAATCTGTTGAAAAAGAAGTCGGTATTATTAACGAAGAAATCAAAATGTATCAAGATAATCCGGGGTATAAATTATTCTCTACGATGATGGAGTCACTATATAACACACATCCGGTTCGTATTGATATCGCTGGAACGTTAGAATCGATTCAACAAATTACAAAAGAAGATTTATATTTGTGTCATGAGACATTTTACGCACCGAACAATATGGTGTTAATCGTCGTCGGTGATTTAGATGATGCTGAGTTATTTAGTTTTATCGAAACACATCAATCAAAACGTAATCACGACCCGAAAGAGTTAACACTTCATACAGTGACTGAAGAAAATCACGTTCACGACAAAGAAAAAACAATTAAGATGAACGTGTCGGATGACAGAGTGATGCTCGGATATAAATATAATCACGATTTAGATGACGCGTCGTTATTAAAACTCGATTTCACAATGATGTTTGCGTTAGAGATGGTATTTGGAGCGAAATCTCAGTATTTCTATGATCTAATCGATGAAAATCTTGTAGATGATAGTTTCCAATACGGCTTCCAAGGGGAATCTGACTTCTCACACACGCTATTTATTGCACATAGTGAAAAACCTGAAGAAACGATTCAACGAATTCAGGCGATTATCGATGAAGTTAAAAATACGGATTATTTCACTGAAGAGATGTTACAAAGCGAAAAACGTGAAACGATTGGTGACTATTTATCTTCTTTAAATTCACCAGAATATATTGCAAATCAATATACAAAATATTTATTAGACGGTGGCAACCTTTATGACATTCCAAATATCGTCGATTCGATTACCGTCGATGACGTGAAGGATGCATTTAACACTGTATTAAAAGACGGCTATGCCTCTGTCGTGATGATGAAAAATGCGTAA
- a CDS encoding SDR family NAD(P)-dependent oxidoreductase: MRNVILVGSSGSIGSAIHNELKDEHVISYSRHTPSTYDNLHHYFDLSQPISIEEVEATFKHIETIDCLIYTPGSAYFDMLEDTPLHVIDEQYNIQVRNLIVFIQAALPRLKKSSHGRIVVISSVYGQIGASCESVYASMKGAQNTLVRSLAVEYAGTNITINAVAPGAVKGKMTNLLSEEDTKVLLEELPQQRLIEPVEVAKLVNFVLSKESQSITGEVLNINGGWYTL, encoded by the coding sequence ATGCGTAACGTCATACTAGTTGGAAGTAGCGGATCCATTGGATCCGCAATACATAACGAATTAAAAGACGAACACGTCATTAGCTATTCTAGACACACACCGTCAACTTATGACAATTTGCATCATTACTTTGACTTATCACAGCCGATTTCTATAGAAGAAGTCGAAGCGACATTTAAACATATCGAAACAATCGATTGTTTAATTTATACACCTGGTAGTGCGTATTTTGATATGCTAGAAGATACACCACTACATGTTATCGACGAACAGTATAACATCCAAGTGCGGAACTTAATTGTTTTTATACAGGCAGCATTACCGAGATTAAAGAAGAGTTCACACGGACGCATCGTCGTTATTTCAAGTGTGTACGGTCAAATTGGTGCGAGTTGTGAAAGTGTTTATGCGTCGATGAAAGGTGCACAAAACACACTCGTTCGTTCACTCGCTGTCGAGTACGCGGGTACGAATATTACGATTAACGCCGTCGCACCAGGTGCTGTTAAAGGTAAGATGACTAATCTTTTAAGTGAAGAGGATACTAAAGTTTTACTCGAAGAGTTACCACAGCAAAGACTGATTGAGCCAGTTGAAGTTGCAAAACTTGTGAACTTCGTACTCAGTAAAGAGAGTCAATCGATCACAGGTGAAGTGCTAAATATTAACGGTGGATGGTACACGTTATAA
- a CDS encoding helix-turn-helix domain-containing protein, whose translation MSLGPYLRNVREQKGITLREIEARTNIRRDIIQTIERGDYHELPDSSHTKYLIRTYADALQLNSDDLFERYGDEIPTKEAVYKERKENKVDKDMLYLKKTIYTFLIVIGVLFVLWLVLLQVGGQGDYFRKSPVYDEVEVSPKEESDTFNVTLERVEDNTAFYTINTSNDINVTFKGDGSTVNMTDDNNNTYVNETINDETYLIQSDASELFIAVEDNDKLSIFVNDVELEDDEVQNDGTLFYHFTIERE comes from the coding sequence ATGAGTTTAGGACCATATTTAAGAAATGTGAGAGAACAAAAAGGCATTACGTTACGTGAAATTGAAGCACGTACGAATATTCGTCGTGACATTATTCAAACGATTGAAAGAGGCGACTATCACGAGCTTCCTGATAGTAGTCATACGAAGTATTTAATTCGTACGTATGCGGATGCTTTACAGTTAAATAGTGACGATTTGTTTGAACGTTATGGTGACGAAATACCGACAAAAGAAGCGGTCTATAAAGAACGTAAAGAAAATAAAGTCGATAAAGACATGCTCTATTTAAAAAAGACGATATATACTTTTTTAATTGTGATCGGAGTGTTGTTTGTTCTTTGGCTTGTTCTTTTACAAGTCGGTGGACAAGGAGATTACTTTAGAAAGTCTCCTGTATATGATGAGGTCGAAGTCTCACCTAAAGAAGAAAGCGACACGTTTAACGTAACGCTAGAGCGCGTTGAAGACAATACAGCATTTTATACGATAAATACGTCAAATGACATTAACGTCACGTTTAAAGGTGACGGGAGTACTGTCAACATGACAGACGATAACAATAATACGTATGTCAACGAGACAATTAATGATGAGACATATTTAATTCAGTCAGATGCATCAGAGTTATTTATTGCAGTTGAAGACAACGACAAACTCAGTATTTTTGTGAATGATGTTGAATTAGAAGACGATGAAGTACAAAATGACGGCACGTTGTTTTATCATTTTACGATTGAGAGGGAGTAA